Genomic segment of Arachis stenosperma cultivar V10309 chromosome 4, arast.V10309.gnm1.PFL2, whole genome shotgun sequence:
AACATTgtccacttttttttttttccgaaaATCTACCAAGTTGATGTTTGTTTCATAGTTTTTGGTTTTCCACAGTATATATCCTCAACCCGACCACCCCACAGCAAAAAATTAATCTGCCGCAAATTTGAATTCTGTTTAAGAGTTTTCATTGGTCAATGACTTACTACATATATAAAGCGAGATTCGAATCCTAACACTTGCTTAAGCGAAAGATTGAGCTAACTACTCAACCAAGTTTGTTTCATAGTTATTAATAAGACCCATTACTAATGATCAATATGGGATTTggaaaaactaacaaacaaaaaagacACTAAGGATGAGAGCAGATTCAAGAATCCATGTCCCATCTAAGGAATCTTCCTACCTACttggtagttttcttttcaaatGTGTTatactcctttttttttttttggtcgatTGTTATACTcctttttaaatttcttattcAGTATACTCTTGCATCATTAGATAGAGCATAAAAGTCTAAAAACTCATTGCATATGAATCTCAcaactaatttaataataataataaagtataCATAAATtagaatgaataaaaataacaattttctaattttcttttctttcaatgATCACAGACAGAGAAATAATGTCACTGGTGAGATCATGTTCATATATTCTAGCTATTACTCAAACAAAAACATACACATGACTCGGTCCAAAGTAGGATCTATTTAGCTGACACAATAAGCATCAGGAATCACATCCACAGTATTCTTGGTTCTTGCTCTTTAACGAGAAAATCTCCTTTCTAGTAAGGAAAGgcattataaaatatataaaatcgAATTATAGTCATTAACTTGGAAGGCTAAAATAAAAATCACTTCAACCGAGGTATGTGGAAATTGGATAACATTAGAATGTACACAATACAACACTTAGTTATGTAGTATTTGTGTCAATCAAACCAATGACAATATACATCATTACATAATAATTAGGCCTTCACAGTCAAAGAAGGAGGTGCAACTTCAAAGGCAAAATCTTGCAGCTAAATTTGTGGCAAGCCAATGAAGAACAGTAAGAACTCTGCTATGGTAATTTAACTCACCCCCCAATATTTGATTAATATACATATAGGGGATAAATTACCAATACAGTTAGTCTCATAATGATTAAAGACATATATattgaaaaacaagaaaagagaagcaCAATAGCATTAAGCCATATCTTCTGTTGGACTAACTGCATTAACCTTAATTTCTTTTCAGTTTCTCAGCCAGATCTGAACCTGTTACTTGCTGTACAAAACTGCAAGGAACCATCAAAAGTAGTAAAATTGATATTAGTATGAGGTCGCACCGGCATTATATTTGAGgtacccccccccccccttcccCCATCCCCCAAATGGTCCAGATTTGTATTTGTATTCGACAAATTAGTCCCTAACAAATCGGTCTGGTCCCTCGTATTTTCAGGCATATTAGTCCTTAATAAAACAAATTAGTCCCCAAGAATCCCTTTAGAAAAGGAAAACGGTCCCCAATCTTCATTTCATTAGGACTAATTTGTCTAATATTCTAAAAGATACGCGACCAATTTGTTAATTTCTTTTTGTTAAGGGAATAGTATGAAGCATGTGAAACTCTTACCTTGACTGTGAACCAGGTGCTTTTGATTCAACTGCATATGGAGTGAGTTGGAACTGAACTGAAATTAAACCACCCTCTCCTGCCGTAGATAGAGGTGATCCCTGGAAAGTTGCCCCGGAACCTTTTCCACTTGAAATGCCTGAGAAAGCGAAATCGAAATCAGATAACAATCATGAAAATTAAAGCATTCTCACTCCGAATGAACAGGAAAAGGAAAGTAACAAGACCAAAGTATATTTTCTATCACTCCTTGCATAATATAAAGAGAACTACTAGAATCTAGCTCATGCATAATCAGAGAAAGTTGCAGCACCCTCGGAATATAGCTGAAGCTGCGAAAGAAAACCAGGACACAGGGAATATGATCTCAAAAAATCTTGGCTATGGATTATAGATAAAGTTGCAACCTCTGCTCACAACGAAAAAGTCAATAGACAATGGAAAAATGACAATGTTTGATTCCAAAAGCAAGACCATGATCTATTGGTCATACTTTTAACAAACTATGATTCTGAAAAAATTGTAAGTTTGACAAAATAATGATTTGCGAAATATAGAAATGAATTATTTGAAATTCATAATGCCTAGCAAAGCTTAGTTAACCAATGAAAATTCAGAATCCAAAGGTAAGAAAACAAGGTCTCAAAGTCAAACTCAACAATTAGCAAGATCCATATCATATATAAAATGTAAGATGAAAAATAAAGcttattttttatgatgaaagTTACCATGGAATATTAGCACAATACAGAAGACAAGAGTAAAAATCATGGCCAAAATGCTGGTATTGGAAGAAGATGGCGACGATTGTTTAGCagctttcatcttcttcaagGCTTTCATACGCTCTATCCTTGCACGCTTCAACATGGCAAGTTCAGTTATCTCCCTTATTAACTTATAGTCTGCTGCATTCAATTCTGGAGCTTTCGGAGGCCTCGGAGGTCTGGGAGGTTTTTTATGACTAGACTTTTTACGTTTCTCCTTTAACGGTGTCCTCTCTGCATCCGCCAAGTCTTGCCCCATCATTGGCTTGTTTGCCACTTTCGGCAAGTCCAGAGAAACTTGGCTTAAAGTTGATTCATTGAAGGGGAAACTCGGCATTTCCTCGCCTCTTAAAGAACCTCCGACAAACCGATCGGGAATCTTGGCAAATATTTTCTTCCCTTGGTTTGAAGTACTTGGTGGAGAGATATTCTTTGATTCATCATCTCTAAGCAATGGCAATCCACTTTCAAGATCAACTTCATTCTCGTTATCCTTCGCATTTACATGATCCATCTTGAAGATACAATTGTAATTCTGAGTTCTCACAATTTGTTATCCTACAAATTTCATCTAAATCACAACCAAGAAACTCAACCACCTCTAAAGATGTTATGCACTGATCCTGGAATCGACCAATAATCATCAACAAGACAATCCTTATTCTGATAGCTCCTATGAAGGCACATAAGACAGAATTTAGACAACGATAATCAACACCGAAAACTATATCCCTTCCTCTTCGATCCTTTCTAAGCTCGCATGTACTGCAAGCTCATAATTCCCTCCAAACAAACAGGATTGACCCTGCATCACAACACAACACAGTTTTCAATCCAATGACCCTCTTACAATGATTTCCCCTTCAATGGTGGGGAAACTAGTCTTTTCATCATATGGTAACGGCATGAAGAAGCAAACTAAATAATGTACAAACTTTAAGCTACCTTAAAAGCACCAATCCTCAAACCTTTCAAACAAAATAGGAATTAAAATAAATGTGAATTGTGAACTACAAAGGAAAGGTAAGGGTTTAAGCTTCTAAGGT
This window contains:
- the LOC130973616 gene encoding uncharacterized protein LOC130973616: MDHVNAKDNENEVDLESGLPLLRDDESKNISPPSTSNQGKKIFAKIPDRFVGGSLRGEEMPSFPFNESTLSQVSLDLPKVANKPMMGQDLADAERTPLKEKRKKSSHKKPPRPPRPPKAPELNAADYKLIREITELAMLKRARIERMKALKKMKAAKQSSPSSSNTSILAMIFTLVFCIVLIFHGISSGKGSGATFQGSPLSTAGEGGLISVQFQLTPYAVESKAPGSQSSFVQQVTGSDLAEKLKRN